The following nucleotide sequence is from Coffea eugenioides isolate CCC68of chromosome 10, Ceug_1.0, whole genome shotgun sequence.
ATCCCTAGAAAACCTTATTTCAAGCTAATCCAATCTGAAATTTCCACCTCTTCTATGTCAACAAACCACCAAAATCCCATATTCCACAACGAGAACTAAGAATTAACAAAGCCTAGTAAATAAAACTTCATAACCACATAACAGAAACAGACCAAAATCGAATGCAATTGAATAACACAAGAAACTAAAAGAAGAGGCAAAAAGAACACACCTTGTCATCCATGGTGACCTTCATTTCTAAGCCAcggttcttcttcttcatcttatACAACCTTCTTCCTAAAATAACAAACCCCATCACAGCAGCAGCTACGGAGAAAGTCCAAACAGGACTGGCTCTAAAAACACAGTACTTCAAGAACTCAATTGGAACCTTCCACCACACAACAGcctttttcttctcctcctcggCTTCCACCTCTGTCCTAGCTTCAATTTCAACACCCTCAGCACCTTCATTTTTCACACCTGCATCAGTCGACCccttttcattcttttcctccaCTAAAGCCACTGAATTAGCGTTTTCCTCACAACTCGATTCGCCATCCACCTCAACGACCTCCTCCCCAACTTTCACAGAATCCAATTCAACCCCACCCGAAACAGACAAAAGCTTCTCAAAATTCTCCAAACTTTTCCCATTTACACCTCCACCTATTTCCTCAATCCCTCCAGACCCCACTTGCATCTTCTCATTCCCATCGAAACCCACTTGTATTTTCTCATTATTCCCCTCCAATTCGCTAAATTTCCGCTCATCGGACCGGTCACTGCTCGAATCGGACCAAAACTCGCCCCCAGCATCCTTCCTGGGGTACCGGGTATCCGAATTGGGGTCAATCCAACTGGGATTATCCGAGTTCTCGGAACCCACCTCGTTAGCATCAGAAACAACAGAAACAGTCCTAGTACTAAAACTATTCCGTAAAGGGTCCATGGAGAAGTAATCAGTCTGAATCATACCTTCCGATTGAGCATCAATTTCTTGGAAATCACTGGAATTCTGAAGTGGGTAAGCAGATTCCAAACCCGACTCAGACTGGAGAACCTCCCAGTCTTGAAATTCTGCACCTCCCTCAGCATCCATGATGATGAATCAGTCACAAAATCAACACTTCCTCCtatccaaaacacaaaaacaaaaaacaacaGAAAAAATACTCCCAACACTCAGTTCAttaagtgttattattattgAAATTAGTCAGCTATTTGAGATAATGATACGAGAAAAAGAGAAGGGGAGAAGAGGACAGGCTTTGTGGGGTTGTCGTTTATGCTGGTAAAGCTGCAAATTGTAACAACTAGCAACTGGTATAGTTGTAATAAAGGGCGAAAGGATGACGACGCAATTCAGAAATGTAACCCTTCGCCCCTTTTTGGCCCTGGCCTTGGTTTGTCCCAGATTCTTATCTAAACTTGTAATACTCCTAGTATTCTGTAGGTTTGATGGGATGTCGTCCCGCCCACCCACGGTGAGCCCACTTCCTTATTCCATCTGGAAATGACGAATTTCGTCCCTAAATATTTGTGTTGATATTGATTTAGTCTCTAACTTTTATTTCTGATCAATTTGATACTTGaatttattttgcaattttaattAAGGGCCTTCATGGTGGCATCATTATCTAAAACCAATCTGCTTTCTAATTGATTAagggtgtgtttgataaaattgaagtttgaaatctgaaatctgaagtcGAAATCCATAAGTTATTAAATTGTTCAATATTAAATCAATTACATTTGAGTATATATGACATTCactgataagtgaatagtttatcacttattttcgATAATAagtttttttaataaaattcagtgtcatttaattaattcagatgttcaatttttttttttatcaaatgcGTCTGAACATATTAACATCtaaatccattaagtttaagtgctgaattgaattattaaaaaGGGCCTAACTAAATAGAGATATTATAGGAACGTCGCTCATGACACTGtaataaaagaattaaatcgtgtaaaaaaattggtttgtaaggtgaaaaacttttttttccttttcttttttttctttcttttctctttctctttctttttctttttctttttcttttcctttttcttttcttcttcttcttcttcccgtCACATCCGCCACCCCAGCAGCAACTCCACCAATGCCACCTCCGCCACCTCTCTCCTCTCCTCCCCCGCCTTCTCCCTTGCCCCGCCACCCCCTCTGCCCCTTCCCCTCCCCCACCACCTCCCTGCGCCTTATCCCTCTGCCCCGCCACCCCCTCCCCTTGCCTTCCCCCTCCCCTCGCCACCCCCCTCTGCGCTTTATCCCTCTGCCCCGCCCTCCCCCCGCCTTCTCCTTCTGCCCCGCCACCCCCTTCCCCCGTCTTCCCCTTCCCCTCTGCCCCGCCACCCCTGTTCCCCTTCTGCTTCTCaccatctttcttttttctttctttttttttttcacagagAGGTGGGGGAGGAAATGGGGAGAcgcagagagaaaaaaaaaagacaagagGGGAGGATGGCAGGGGAggaagagggggagagggaaaaaaggggaaaaaaaaagaagactaGCACCGGCACCGGAAATCGGCGCCGGAGCCGGCAAcggaggtggtggtgggggaggaagaagaagaaaaggggaagggaattttttttgttgtgttttggatattttaagtgTGTAGATAAAAAACTTTGGgaagttttttggggttcctgtagtaaaagttgttaaaaaactagtagctaaaaaCTTGATAAAAAACTAGGGTGCCAAACAGGCCCAATGTTGCGAGACCCAACTTTGAAAGGGACTTGATAGTGCTTGACTCCAAATTAGCCGACGCTCAATGCAGTTatgagaggggggggggggaggtttacacaatatatatatatatatgtatgtatattttttcaaatatatacatatatatatataactaaaTTTTATTATCTTAATATAGCCTGGTTTATTTTTAGGAGTGAGTCCACTTGCACATTTGCATGTCACAACAAAAACGTATTGCAGAATTTATTAAAAAACTGTGCCGTTTCCAGCTGTTGCAATAATTTCCGTCAAACACATGAATATAAGATAATGGTCAAATTTTCATGGTGCTTCTCTTTTTCCGATTATCAATAATTTTTGTCTGACTTTGTTGGGTTAGTATTATTCTCACCCATGTTTGACCTTCAAATTCCAACGACTCATCCAGGGAAAATGTGAAACTTACACAGAAAGTGGTATCGCTAAAATATATGCAGATTCTTATCAATGACTGCGTGCCATTCTTTTACTAGAAAAGTGTCATTAAAttatactccctccctttttttataactatcgtttaaggttttgcacaccaattaagaaaagttttcaTTACTTAAATCTATACACCACTTTCCTTTTATACCCTCATTAATTATTCAATTCACCCATGTTTTCTCTCACTAGGGGTTCAACTTACTgtgagaaaagaagaaagaatatGGAAGGGCAGAGAGAAGCAATAATTactaggagtagtaattaagaatcctgtaagagagataaaagggtaaaattgtaaaaaaataataaatgctGCATGGGGATGGtaaaacgacagataaaagtacttAAGAGCAAATTCCTTAAACgacagttataaaaaaagggagtaTTAACTCATATACTCATTAATTATGAAAAAGAGTCCATGGATATAACGTCCAACTGTTTTTGTCTCTCACTTTCTTGGAGGGACTGCAATTCCCACCAATATTGTGACTTTTCAGATTCCAATGGTTTGTCCATTGAAAATGTAAAACCTACAAAAGCACAAAGTAATCAGAAATTCCACGAACAATTAATAAAAGAAAGTCCACAAAATCTAATGGCGGTTTCCTTTTTGGATGCGGTTAAATCTACACCCCTTCAGTTTAAATCCACACTCCTAACATTAAAATCATAATAAGGTCCATAGGAATTTGATAGGAACCTTTTCCAATACAAAACCTCTTGTCTTTCATACAACAATTTAAAGATGTTTAAAAAATTAGTtagaaattttaattaattgaaattttttgataCCAGCATCCTAATTATTGATCCGCTAGTGTTTCCTAAAATTatatttcaatcaattttgaagtGCAACATCCCAAAAAggtaaaaatattttcttaacacaatatttttttcttaaaaaaaatctcTCATCTCTTCATACATGATAAAAAGAGATAAAAACATTCGCTCCACGAAATAAGAGGAAAAAATAAATGCCATCAAAGTGAATGAAAAAATAATGTTAGAAATTTTAAGACCACTCATAATGATGTAAATTTTAAATCTAAATTAGCATCAtctattttcacaaaaaaaaaaaggctaatttttttttgaaaaattttctaccaAACCCGATACATGCTATGGGCTTTTTGGTCAATTTGATTATAAAGGTGCGGATATAGCCTCACCACTTGCTTCTTTCAGCTATTTTTGTCTCTCACTTTCTTGGGTGATTGTAATTCTCACCAATGTTTTGACTTCCACATTCCAATGGTTTATCTACTGAATACGTGAAACTTGCAAAGCGCAAAAATGGTATCCCCAATTCCTACTCCACCTACCCAAATTTAGTTGCCGTCTTTGAATTTGCGCAAGGCAGGCAACCAAGGAAAAAGACATATCCATTTCTTGGCCCACAGGAAAATGTTACAGGTTCAGAAGCAGAGAAGCTAGCTTGTCTGGGATGAGTAGTAGATGAAGTGGGCAGAAAAGGATAACACATAGCTTAGAAGGAAATTAGTGTGTTAAACCAAAATGGGGCAAAGCAACTCCCCCAAGGCTGCGTCTTCATTGTAGGCTAAGTGTTCGAATTTCTGCCAAAAAGTCCTCACTTCTGTTTCGGCTTGATTGATGGATACTATGCCATTGATGAGTTTGGGCATGTTTTTCTCTTATTATGTGTAGTTTCCTAGCATAGTTAGTCAATGAAGGACACCAATGGAGGGAGTTGTTATTTGAGGTTACAGATTATGAGGTGAAGTGATATTATAACAGTAAATTTACGTGTACAAAATTTAAAGAGGAATAATGGTGAGTTTTTAACAATGTTCAAATGTTATTCTAAATATATCAATTTCAACTGTTATTGTTGTATAATTcccaatccaaaaaaaaaaaaaaaatctactttTGTGTTCAAGACAATAGAAAAGTTAAAACtttatcacattttttttttgtttttacatCAATAATGTGGAAAAAACAATATACTCATCCCCATTTTGTTAATAAAAATGTAATTCAATGTTCGGATAATTTCCTttaagggtccgtttgtttcgggtgaaaatgttttccaggaaaatattttcctaatttcccgtgtttggttgcacaaaagttactgaaaacattttcctatgtaaaatattttcacccatcttatggaaaacaacttcccttccaaacttactgaagttgttttccgaaatgcatgcatcccgcctgtagtatgttccaaacttactgaaaacatcttgtagtatgttcttttttttttttagtgtaaataggaggattcgaacccaagatctcttccttacactccctcccccgtaccacccaacccaacccaaccctcccctagtatattcaaaataaaaaaaaacctcatcctgCTTATCCTAtgttagtaattaattatgtataatagggacattcttttctagagaaactttcagcagtgagagtgcaagatatatgtcacaataagcattgcatgtgattgatatttgacactaaatggccagcaatttgtttattgcttaaggagatattttttattcatatatacatttctccaagattttttaaagttaaacaatgagataaattttcttattttgcatgggaagaagtatgtagttataatgtgtagaaagtaaagatagagataaaagtgaaaatatttcaaaagttaaacaaacaccagaaaaatgaagtaagagaatattttcaataagctaaccaaacacctgaaaatgatgaaagggaaatgattttcatggaaaattacttccacggaaaatattttcccaaggaaaatattttacttccaaccaaacagaccctaagtGTAGAGTTTTTTCCCCCCCTACATATCTATGGAGATTTTAGTGAAAGTAATGGgggcaattataaaaaaaattcgaTGATCCCTTTTGAAGGATATATTGAAGGAATGGTATCCAAAAGTTGCAATGGTAGATCTCTCACTAAAACTATCTCTCACATTTGTTTCAACATCCAactttgcatttcattttatatACTTTATTTGAAAGATTTATCTGCTAAAAATTTATCCCTCGAGCCTGACTTGGGGGTCAGGGCCCTTACTCAAGTTCTTTAGCAACAACATTCAAGAGGTTAGTTATAATCTAGGTGCTATGGTTCATTTATCAAGCTTTTACCAAGAACTTACAAATTAGCATAGATTCCTTTCTCTTTTTGTGGATTTTTATGAGGAAGGAAAGATTATCTAATTTCAAAATCCAAATAGGACACACGGATACATTTTCTAACAGTTGAGAGACTGAATCACCATCTGATAAGACCAGTCGGCAGTTTATAACAGTGATTCTTACATATTGCATATCAACGAAAAGCTATTCGCTGCAGAACACAAACCTCAGTTGTGCTATGGACAATAACCAATGTCATTAGTAGTACAAGGCAAACCAAGATACTATATTCCAAACTTGACTTGCTCAAGGGTGATGATCAAATGAGGAACACATATATCTATTTATTTAAGTAAAAGTGACACAATTAATTAATCTATtacgagaaaagaaaaaaggaaacaaattaagTGGAAATTAAGTGGGCTTCATAACCTGACTACCATTAATTAAGACGTAAAATTTCGGATAGCCTCAGTTTTAGAGTTTCAGTGGCGTCGGATGCCTGCTATTTTCGATCTAAAAGTAGCTCGTCtaattttttagttttagtctAACTTTTACGTTACATTAATAAATTTCTGTCCCAGCCAGCTTGGTCAGAATCTCACTGCTGTGCCTCTTAATAAATGACCTAATTAAGCTGCCTACCCTATCTAGATTTAGTGGTAGGAAAGTCTATCGGTTATTGTCAACCATGAAATCAGTTGTGCTGTTTAAAGAGAATGTCTGAAGTAGGTAAGACTTAAATGTACCAAAATTAATTCGAATAGGTGATTGCACCCAATATCTTTAGTCCTGCAACTTGTAACCTATATCGAGGTTAATTGCACTTTACCCCGGCAATACAGTTTTTTTGACTCCTGTAATAAAGTTCTATATGAAATGactaaatcttatatatacgcTATTACAATTGGATGCATCATACATATGTaagatttaaattttaaattcaaattcgaattatgtATTATAtgctccctccgtcccactttgatagtcctgtattcctttttcatctgtcccaaattgtagtccactttccaattgaagaatgtagttgtattttaatttttctaaaatacccttattcaatgtaagtagttgttactataaacctaccccatttaatgagagttgattctttttttaccatcaattcaagttcccataaagttgtaccatatttaatgtgagggtattttagaaaaatagcaatctaaatttatttttccaacaaagttaattactttttcttaaactgtgtgaaaaaagaaacagaactatcaaagtgggacggagagAGTATTACGTATTCAATGATAAAAGTCTacacactgtcagtgtatataaagtCAGTAGGTTTTTAAGGGTAATGAAACTTGATCACCGCAAATGTTGACAGCATGCAAGTTGCCCCATATCGTTTAACACATTTTAGTGATGCAATGACGAATGATCCGTACTTTTTGGGACCCAAAAAACTCATACGGAGTTGGATGTGTAATTTCTTGGTGGCGACTAAGACGCTGCATGTGGCAACTCTATGTTCCAGATAAAGCTTGGTACAGATCAGATCTCTGTTTGTGCGTGGAAGTGCTAATTTAATGGGATAGGTAACTCTTGGTTTGAGGAGAAAGAGGGAGAAGGAATTGCTGATTTTAGGCCAAGAAAAAAGAGGGAAGACGTGAGTGGCAGTTGgtcaagaaaagagggaaggcCCAATCAAACGTAAAGTAGGTTAGGAGCTCCAAAAAGTTCATCTATTAGGGTTTGGGCCGTTGTTGGATTTTGACAATTGGACAAGTATCAAAACAAAGAAGAGTGAACTTCTTTCAAGGCATATCATGCCTAAATTAAACTAGTGCGACAAATACACAACATCTTGTATGGAATATGGATTACTGATTTCTGCCCATCAGATGCATAcagtgacggagccaggattttttctttgggggggccaaaattttttcgaacaaaattattttaatatgttatgttcaaaataattttcatctatttaaatatatgatcaaatattaactttaattataaagatatgtctatttcataaatatgtagcatagtcataactaaaattaagacaagaaataacatttgattaaatatcttataacatcacaaaccacctaagttgcacattatgagaagatgctccaatatgtcacttgtgcaaaaacaaaaatataactatgcaatataaatataactattttcaattaaaaagagataaaaattaTGTTAACATGTCTTGAAATTTCATCCTCTTTTATTAAACGTAAATTGAGCTTTacgttctttcatagaactaaattcatctataattgAATCAATGGTAAATTTTCGAACAACTTCctttttttatgtacattgttagacaatcattcaagaaattatcttttatcttgttttggaattttgttttgattatcttcataattgaaaatgtccaTTCTATAGACTATAGAACGAATTAaggattttttccttgggaggggggccaaaatttttttgaacaaaattatcttaatatgttatattcaaaataattttcattgatttaaatatatgacatcttaaaatatcaaatattaaatttaattataaaggtatgtctatttcataaatatgcagcatagtcataacaaaaattagaacaagaaataacctttgattaaatatcttataacattaCAAACTATCCAAATTGTACATTATGAGAAAATGATCCAATACGtcacttgtgcaaaaacaaaaatataactatgcaatataaatataactattttcaattaaaagaaagataaaagttatgttcgCACACCTTGCATTTGTTCATATCTTTCTCATCAGTACGTGACATCACATTGAAAACAATTAATGAGTAAAGGCCAACTAAGCATTGTCCCTTCACCGTTCAGTGAACTGAATGGGGCAGTCCAAATTCACTAACTCCGGCTTAACACAACAGCAGCAGCAAACCAAGCATCTCCTCTCAAGATATTAATGTAATAATCACATGGACAATGTTACAAACACATGGTATGCCCACGGCGCAACTATGATAAAAAGCTCAATCACAAACGTACGGTTCTAACCAGTATATTAAGGAAGACAAGAAATGAGTagggggcaaaaaaaaaaacttacctTTGAAGAAGATACCCACCTAGCACACGGGTCCAACCAGTACACTAAGGAAGACAAGAAATCAATAAAAAGCTATACTCATTACCAAGAACGTACGTGCTGCATCAGGGCTGGGCTGCCCGTCGGaatcccctatatatagggggttttccggcggcttgggggggcttaagcccccactagccccccttaaatccgtggctggatgcatacatacatacatattgTCGGATTTGGCCAGCTCTCTTTA
It contains:
- the LOC113749004 gene encoding uncharacterized protein LOC113749004 codes for the protein MDAEGGAEFQDWEVLQSESGLESAYPLQNSSDFQEIDAQSEGMIQTDYFSMDPLRNSFSTRTVSVVSDANEVGSENSDNPSWIDPNSDTRYPRKDAGGEFWSDSSSDRSDERKFSELEGNNEKIQVGFDGNEKMQVGSGGIEEIGGGVNGKSLENFEKLLSVSGGVELDSVKVGEEVVEVDGESSCEENANSVALVEEKNEKGSTDAGVKNEGAEGVEIEARTEVEAEEEKKKAVVWWKVPIEFLKYCVFRASPVWTFSVAAAVMGFVILGRRLYKMKKKNRGLEMKVTMDDKKISQFMSRAARLNEAFSVVKRVPMVRPSLPAVGVTPWPVMSLR